In Euphorbia lathyris chromosome 10, ddEupLath1.1, whole genome shotgun sequence, a single genomic region encodes these proteins:
- the LOC136209316 gene encoding G-type lectin S-receptor-like serine/threonine-protein kinase At1g34300: MAGIKMALKTLVSQIHMTMSPFCLLLPLLLIFSYTSLSSQQQNLTSFSISNSPWRPHNNTLLYSPNSTFAAGFHPLTNSLFTFSIWFNFPNATLVWSANLDNSPLILSVEASISITATGHLTLTNSSATNLWPGTAIGNSNSSLVLTEDGNLVYGNSIWESFNYPTDTFLPAQNINGTQLVSKNGKFRFSNSSTLVFIAHNEPYYSTPSAFLQLNSDGSVTQASKTSIISADFSSDISNLRVRRLTLDDDGVLRIYSFYLDNWIAVWQSIQEVCQVRGICGANAICMPSSSNSSSICVCPPGFRKSSSDQTACERKTALSNSTKFIRLDYVNFTGGSNQTDLKVANFSTCRSSCLNNRDCLGFMFKYDGQGFCVLQLDKMLYGYWSPGTEKAMFLRLDSSETETDEPKFTGLTTLMETTCPVRISLPIPPEESNSTTRNIAIICTLFAIELMSGILFFWAFLKKYIKYRDMAQTFGLELLPAGGRKRFTYAELKAATNDFCYANAIGKGGFGDVYRGELPDKRIVAVKCLKDVTGGDTEFWAEVTIIARMHHLNLVRLWGFCAEKGQRILVYEYVPNGSLDRYLFRESEMETIDDRKPILDWGIRYRISLGVARAIAYLHEECLEWVLHCDIKPENILLGDDFCPKISDFGLAKLRKKEDMVSMSRIRGTRGYMAPEWVKSDQITSKADVYSFGMVLLELVTGSRNFEAQGSFMKSEDWYFPKWAFNKVFKEMRVEEILDRKIKHCYDNKMHFEMVDRMVKTAMWCLQDRPDNRPSMGKVAKMLEGTVEITEPKQPTIFFLGDE; encoded by the coding sequence ATGGCAGGCATTAAAATGGCTTTGAAAACTCTTGTTTCACAAATTCACATGACAATGTCTCCGTTCTGCCTCCTTTTGCCTCTtcttctcatcttctcttaTACTTCACTCTCATCACAACAACAAAACCTCACTTCTTTCTCCATATCTAACTCCCCATGGCGTCCACACAACAACACCCTCCTCTACTCTCCCAATTCCACTTTCGCCGCCGGTTTTCATCCACTCACCAATTCTCTCTTCACCTTCTCTATTTGGTTCAATTTTCCAAACGCTACTCTTGTTTGGTCTGCTAATTTGGATAATTCTCCCCTCATACTCTCCGTCGAAGCCTCTATCTCTATCACCGCTACAGGCCACCTGACCCTCACCAATTCTTCAGCCACAAACCTCTGGCCCGGTACTGCTATCGGAAATTCGAATTCTTCACTTGTGTTGACCGAAGATGGAAATCTTGTTTATGGAAACTCAATCTGGGAGAGTTTTAATTATCCTACTGATACATTCTTGCCTGCCCAGAACATAAATGGGACTCAGCTTGTTTCAAAGAATGGTAAGTTCAGATTCTCCAATTCTTCAACTTTGGTTTTCATTGCTCATAATGAACCTTATTACTCTACACCTAGCGCATTCCTACAACTAAATTCAGATGGTAGCGTCACTCAAGCAAGCAAGACTTCAATTATTTCTGCTGATTTTTCTTCTGATATTAGTAATCTCCGGGTCCGGCGCTTGACTCTCGATGACGACGGCGTTCTAAGAATCTACAGTTTTTATTTGGATAATTGGATCGCTGTTTGGCAGTCAATTCAAGAGGTTTGTCAAGTTCGTGGAATTTGCGGGGCTAATGCTATATGTATGCCTAGCAGCTCCAATTCCAGTTCTATCTGCGTTTGCCCGCCGGGATTCAGAAAAAGTTCATCCGATCAAACCGCCTGCGAAAGAAAAACTGCTCTCTCGAATAGCACAAAATTTATCCGGCTTGATTATGTCAATTTCACCGGCGGATCGAATCAAACAGATCTCAAGGTCgcgaatttctctacttgtcgATCGAGTTGCTTGAACAATCGTGATTGTCTGGGTTTTATGTTCAAATACGACGGCCAAGGTTTCTGTGTGCTACAACTAGACAAAATGTTATATGGGTACTGGTCACCGGGCACAGAAAAAGCCATGTTTTTGCGTTTGGATAGTTCTGAAACTGAAACAGATGAACCTAAATTCACCGGTTTGACTACTCTGATGGAGACGACTTGTCCGGTTCGAATTAGCCTTCCTATTCCGCCTGAAGAATCCAATAGTACAACCAGAAATATTGCAATCATCTGTACATTATTTGCCATAGAATTGATGTCTGGGATTCTCTTCTTTTGGGCATTTTTGAAGAAGTACATCAAATACAGAGACATGGCACAAACTTTCGGGCTGGAACTCCTCCCTGCCGGCGGACGTAAACGGTTCACATATGCGGAGCTCAAAGCAGCTACGAATGACTTCTGTTATGCTAATGCTATTGGGAAAGGCGGATTCGGTGATGTTTACAGGGGAGAGCTACCGGACAAGCGAATTGTTGCAGTCAAGTGTTTGAAAGATGTCACAGGCGGCGACACCGAGTTTTGGGCAGAGGTTACAATTATTGCTAGGATGCACCATTTGAATCTAGTCCGGCTATGGGGGTTCTGTGCCGAGAAAGGGCAAAGGATTTTAGTTTATGAGTATGTGCCTAATGGTTCTCTTGACAGGTATCTTTTCCGAGAATCTGAAATGGAGACTATTGACGACCGGAAACCTATACTCGATTGGGGAATCCGATACCGGATTTCCCTTGGTGTTGCAAGAGCTATTGCATATCTCCATGAGGAGTGTTTGGAGTGGGTTTTGCATTGTGATATCAAACCCGAAAATATACTTCTCGGGGATGATTTTTGCCCCAAAATATCCGATTTTGGATTGGCTAAGTTGAGGAAAAAAGAAGATATGGTAAGCATGTCAAGGATCCGAGGAACCCGTGGTTACATGGCTCCCGAATGGGTAAAGTCGGATCAAATAACTTCGAAAGCGGATGTCTATAGTTTTGGAATGGTTTTATTAGAATTAGTAACCGGGTCTAGGAATTTTGAGGCGCAAGGATCTTTTATGAAAAGCGAGGATTGGTATTTTCCAAAATGGGCATTTAATAAGGTATTCAAAGAAATGAGAGTGGAAGAAATTTTGGATAGAAAAATTAAACACTGTTATGATAATAAGATGCATTTTGAAATGGTGGATAGGATGGTTAAGACAGCAATGTGGTGTCTTCAAGATAGGCCAGATAATCGTCCTTCTATGGGGAAGGTTGCTAAAATGTTGGAAGGCACTGTTGAAATTACTGAGCCAAAACAACCTACCATCTTCTTCTTAGGAGACGAATAA